The Lycium barbarum isolate Lr01 chromosome 10, ASM1917538v2, whole genome shotgun sequence genome includes a region encoding these proteins:
- the LOC132615670 gene encoding RING-H2 finger protein ATL78-like codes for MATTTQFIQENFHYSRRLLLIPAATVQQYHPETTMAPPPAAGISHGLINLPLGDSFTTFEANVIMVLAVLICAVIGSLVLNSIIKCIFSCSTLVLVESSSNHTNNNPSSAKSANRGIKKKALQTFPVITYTTEWKYPGLDSECVICLSEFGVGEKIKILPKCNHRFHVKCIDKWLISHTSCPTCRHCLIETCQKIVIGTSSVTTTAISSAAVQETVISIEPLQHEGAIPNSQC; via the coding sequence ATGGCAACTACAACACAATTCATTCAAGAAAACTTCCACTACTCGAGAAGACTACTCCTAATACCAGCTGCTACAGTACAACAATACCACCCGGAGACCACCATGGCGCCGCCTCCGGCAGCCGGAATCAGCCATGGCCTAATTAATTTACCACTTGGTGACAGCTTCACCACATTTGAGGCAAATGTTATTATGGTTTTGGCAGTACTTATATGTGCCGTGATTGGTTCGCTTGTCTTGAATTCCATCATAAAATGTATATTTAGTTGCTCTACCTTAGTATTGGTGGAATCATCCTCAAACCATACAAATAATAACCCTTCTTCAGCAAAATCAGCCAACAGAGGGATCAAGAAAAAAGCCCTCCAAACGTTCCCAGTTATAACATACACTACTGAATGGAAATATCCAGGGCTCGACTCTGAGTGTGTCATTTGCTTATCGGAATTCGGAGTTGGAGAGAAAATCAAAATTCTGCCCAAGTGCAACCATCGGTTCCACGTCAAGTGTATTGATAAATGgctcatttcccacacttcttgcCCTACTTGCAGGCACTGCCTTATTGAAACTTGTCAAAAAATTGTCATAGGTACCAGTTCTGTTACTACGACTGCAATTTCATCAGCAGCAGTTCAAGAAACCGTGATTAGTATTGAACCTCTCCAACATGAAGGTGCTATACCTAACAGTCAATGTTAG